TAGATTTCAATAGTCTTTTTTGCCGATGCGGCGGCAGCAGAAATGGCCGCTGCATTCTCTACGGAACAGACCACCGGCGTAATATCGTACTGCAGAAGCGTGTCGGCATACTGCTCAGGGGTAATCCCCAGCATGATGATCGGGCAGGTAAATCCGCTTTCCCGCAGAGAAATTGCTTCTTGAAGGGTGGCGATCGCAAGGGTACCGACGCCGTTTTCCAGCAGAACCTTGGAAACAGCCGCAGCTCCATGACCGTAACCGTCAGCTTTTACAACGCCGATGATTTCCTTGTTTCCTGCCTTACTCTGAATTTGCTTTATATTATACTCTAGATTGCTCAGATTAATCTCCGCCCAAGCGGGCCGCAAGGCTTCCTGATACATAAGATAATCCCTTTCTGAGGAAGCTCTGATTTCACAAAGTGTATGCACGAATGAATCAGCGTTTCCCTAAACACAAAAAAATAAATGCAAGCCCATTATATACCTCGGTCTTATTGCCAGTCAATATGAGCCAACGCAACCATGGGTAACCGCAAAAAAATTTGCGGAACTCACACAGACGGCTGTCTGGAGTAGCGATAAGTCAGCAAAGATGCAAGGATCACCAGTGCTCCTCCTGCCAACGAGTTTGTTGAGACAGTTTCGCCCAGCACAAGATAACCAAGCAGCATGGAAAATAAAATTCCCGAATAATTGTAGATGCTGACTTCCGCTGCGGGAGCCAGGCGGTAGGCGTAGGTCAGGGCAATCTGTCCAAAGCCTCCGAAGATGCCCATCAAAACCAAAAGCAGAAAATCCGTTAGGCTGGGAGGCTTATAATTTATGATAAAAAAGGGAAGGGACACTAGGGCGCAAAAGGTGGAGAAGTGCATAATAACAGTAAGTGCATCGACCTTATCCTTGAAGTAAGCCAGCAGGGTATAGGAAACGCTGGCAAATACAGCGCAAAGAATGGCCATAAAGAGCGGAAAAAGATCCGAATGAAACGCGGGATTTGCAACCAGATAAGCGCCTCCAAAAGCGATGAGCAGCGCCGGTACCTGTATTTTATTAATTTGCTCCTTCAGAAAGAAAAAGGCAAATAACGTAATGAGAAACGGAGACAGCTTGCTTAGGATGGTGACATCTGCCTGTGTGGCATTCGATGCTGCGTAGAATAGGGAAACAAGACCAAGAAGACCGAAGGAGGAACGCATGAAAAGAAGCGGCTGATATTTTCTTTCTCCAAATAATGAAAGACCGTGTCTACGTATGATTACAAAACAAAGGATCAGACTGACGATATTACGGAAGAATACTTGTTCCATCAGCGGAACCCGATTTCCGGTAATGTTGATGACCACCTGCATCGCAGAAAAGAGTAAGGCAGATAGCAGCATTAAAAAAATTCCAAGCTGCTTCGATGTTATTTTAGTTTTTCTTGATAAATTCAAAGTTTAAGCCTCTTTTCCAGATTGCCTCGAAAATACTGAACCGTAGGCCCGGTCAACAAACCCTGTATAATGGTTCCCGCACCGAAGACACCGCCCAGCAGAATCCCAATTGTGATAACACTGATGTCAAAAACGATCTTGCACCAACGAAACTGCAGGCCTGCTTTCTCTGATACCATGATTGTAATAAGATCTGCACCTGATATTCCAAAGTTGGCGGCGAGATACAGGGCAATTGCAAATGCAAGGCAAAGGAACGCGATGATATAGAAAATGACCCGGATGATCATGTCGGATTCCGGTGTGACTACCAGGCTGACAAGCCTTGCAAACTGATCGATGGAAGGCCCTACGATTATAAGTGACAGCAGGGTTGCACCGCTGATGTAACTACGGTCAACAAAGAATGCTCCAAGAATGATAATAAAGTAAAATCCAAGGCTGGCAATTCCTACTGAAGTGTGAAATACATTTGCCAGGCCAGCGGAAAGAACACTGATGGAATCCAGTCCGAATCCCGCTTGAATAAACAGGCTTACAGCCATACCGTTGCATAAGAAGGCCAGTACAACGATGATAGTCTTTTTGAATATGAGCATAATACCTCCAGTATGTTTTTAATATTAGTAGGCTTCCCCAGAACGTGTACCGCGAAAGCAACAAAGTAATTTTTCTATTCGGATGTTGCCATTTCCATGATCTCGTCATCCTTGCCGAAAAGTGCACAGCCACCTTCGTGTTCTATAGCCAGCATTCCCGAGTCTTCGAGACTTCGGAACAGTCCCGAGGCCAAAACCTCCTTGAGCGGATAATCTCTGACATTGCGATCCGAAATGGGGGAAAAGGGGCAGGGCTCGGCGCCGCCAAAGGGGTTAATATGGAAAAAACCGCGGCCTGCAGCAAGACAGCCGCCGGAGTATTTTTCATCACCGGGAAAAGAGAGCAGATTGGGACAGCCGGGAAGGGTACGCAGCTTGCTGAGCCTGCGATCCATGAGTGCTCTGTCTGCAGTACCGGGTGCAAGTGATTTCGCTTCCTCTGTGACGGGGACATATTCCACGAAGAATACGATGCCACAGCCTGTTTCCTGGAGGGTGCGGACAAATTCGTATTCCGTAACTCGACGGATATTCTGGCTTGTAACTGTGATCGAGACCCCAAACAAGGCAGACTGCTCTCTGAAACGAGCCATCGCTTCTGTTACCTTCTGATAAACACCATGGCCCCTTCTAAGATCCGTCTCATCCTCATCTCCTTCCAAACTGAAGACCGGAATTAGATTTCGATTTTCGTCAAAGAAGGTAATCCAGTCGGCATTCACTAGGGTTCCGTTCGTAAAGACGGGGAATAGGATCTGAGGATGGTCTGACGCTTTTTCAAGAACTTCTCTTTTCATCAGCGGTTCTCCGCCGGCCAGAAGGATAAAGGAGATTCCCAGATCGGCTGCCTCCGTAAAGATTCTATCCCATTCCTCTTCGGTGAGCAGAGCTTTTTCTGGCATTTTGGGATGGGAGCACACGCTGCTGCCGCAGGATTGATTTGCTCTTGCATAGCAGCCTTTGCAGAATAAATTACAGTCGGAAGCGATGCTGGCGATGAGGAAGGGCGGAACGTGCAACCCCATTGCTTCATGCCTCATACGGATTCGGCGGGCATTTGATGCATAAGCAACAAACCGCAGCAAAAATTTGATCTCCTGTGAGTTTTTCAAAGAAGCTTTTAAAGTGTTCAGAATGATATCTTTGATGCCTTGGTTCATATAGCGATTTAATTCAGAGTGGTCCTTCATAAATACCTCCCCGAGATAACATAGTTTGTGACCTTTAATTATAATTCGTTTCTGATCTCCTGTCAAATTTATGCTGGAAGTTATGCTGTCATGCTCCCTTTTGGCGGTGTTGCATAAACTTATTGAATCGCGTCGAAATATGAAGTAAACTGATAAAAAAGAAATCGGAAGGATTGAAATGACTAAATTTAAAACCCTCATTTCGAATACGGCAGGTCACACTGCAAAGTCGAGACTCATTTTTTTAGTCTCGTTTATTTTTCTGTTGCTTATTTGCATGATTAGTGTGAGCACAGTTTGGTATTTGTCCATGGAGCAGAAAGAAGAGGAAGCCCTTCGCATGACAGAGGTTGCTAAGGCCGGGTTCAGCGAAGCCGATCTGAGGAAGCTGGATTATAATAAAAGTGATCTTTTGAAACGAGAATATATAGAAGTAAAAGAGGGACTGCAGCAAATCGTTGCTGCCTCTGAAGATATTCGTTTTGCATATATTTTTGCTATGCGAGATGACAGACTCTATTTCGCTGCTGATTCGGAGCCTGAGAGTGCAGAAAACTATTCTCCTCCCGGTCAGGAGTATACAGAAGCTGGCGCCGAAGATAAGCAGCCGTTTTACGATGGGAAGCCAATCATTTTAAAAAGCAAAGATCGCTGGGGTACTTGGATCAGTGTGCTGTCCCCCATGAGAGATTCTGTCACGGGGGAGCTAATTGCTGTCTTTG
This genomic window from Clostridiales bacterium contains:
- a CDS encoding radical SAM protein, which encodes MKDHSELNRYMNQGIKDIILNTLKASLKNSQEIKFLLRFVAYASNARRIRMRHEAMGLHVPPFLIASIASDCNLFCKGCYARANQSCGSSVCSHPKMPEKALLTEEEWDRIFTEAADLGISFILLAGGEPLMKREVLEKASDHPQILFPVFTNGTLVNADWITFFDENRNLIPVFSLEGDEDETDLRRGHGVYQKVTEAMARFREQSALFGVSITVTSQNIRRVTEYEFVRTLQETGCGIVFFVEYVPVTEEAKSLAPGTADRALMDRRLSKLRTLPGCPNLLSFPGDEKYSGGCLAAGRGFFHINPFGGAEPCPFSPISDRNVRDYPLKEVLASGLFRSLEDSGMLAIEHEGGCALFGKDDEIMEMATSE
- a CDS encoding DMT family transporter, translating into MLLSALLFSAMQVVINITGNRVPLMEQVFFRNIVSLILCFVIIRRHGLSLFGERKYQPLLFMRSSFGLLGLVSLFYAASNATQADVTILSKLSPFLITLFAFFFLKEQINKIQVPALLIAFGGAYLVANPAFHSDLFPLFMAILCAVFASVSYTLLAYFKDKVDALTVIMHFSTFCALVSLPFFIINYKPPSLTDFLLLVLMGIFGGFGQIALTYAYRLAPAAEVSIYNYSGILFSMLLGYLVLGETVSTNSLAGGALVILASLLTYRYSRQPSV